A stretch of Salvelinus alpinus chromosome 4, SLU_Salpinus.1, whole genome shotgun sequence DNA encodes these proteins:
- the LOC139572655 gene encoding RDS/peripherin-like protein xRDS35 translates to MVLLKLQFPLQRRVRLAQGLWLLSWLAVLAGAFTFSLGVYLKTELLRRAEVMDNTEIHVVPNILMLVGLVTMGINLFAGRVCQDSLDSARFPPWKPFLLPWYGLAWMVCVWLLSAVVLSYALQGHLEESLKVGLRNGIRFYRDTDVPGRCFQKETIDRLQMELRCCGNTNYRDWFEVQWISNRYLDFTSKEVKDRVRSNVDGRYLMDGVPFSCCNPGSPRPCLQNHLTDNAAHYNYEHQSEELNLYNRGCRQALVDYYMGLMNTIGPGILSVISLQISVLVSLRYLQTSLEGVDPENPEADSQGYILAKGVKETLMDVKTTVFKLLQFGQVEAGDEADAGADGEKAATSS, encoded by the exons CTGCTGAAGCTGCAGTTCCCTCTGCAGAGGCGTGTGCGTCTGGCCCAGGGTCTGTGGCTGCTGTCCTGGCTGGCCGTGCTGGCTGGGGCCTTCACCTTCTCCCTGGGAGTGTACCTCAAGACCGAGCTGCTCCGCAGGGCAGAG GTGATGGATAACACAGAGATCCACGTGGTGCCCAACATCTTGATGCTGGTGGGCTTGGTAACCATGGGGATCAACCTGTTTGCTGGGCGGGTGTGTCAGGACTCCCTGGACTCTGCCCGGTTCCCCCCCTGGAAGCCCTTCCTGCTGCCCTGGTATGGCCTGGCCTGGATGGTGTGTGTCTGGTTGCTGTCTGCTGTGGTGCTCAGCTATGCCCTGCAGGGACACCTCGAGGAGTCACTCAAG GTGGGCCTGAGGAACGGTATCCGGTTCTACCGGGACACGGACGTCCCGGGCCGCTGCTTCCAGAAGGAGACCATCGACAGGCTGCAAATGGAACTGCGTTGCTGCGGCAACACCAACTACAGGGACTGGTTCGAGGTGCAGTGGATCAGCAACAGATACCTGGACTTCACCTCTAAAGAAGTcaaaga tcgtGTGCGTAGCAACGTGGACGGTCGTTACCTGATGGATGGAGTCCCCTTCAGCTGCTGTAACCCCGGCTCCCCTCGGCCCTGCCTCCAGAACCACCTGACTGACAACGCTGCTCACTACAACTATGAGCACCAGAGTGAGGAGCTGAACCTGTACAACCGCGGCTGCAGACAGGCGCTGGTCGACTATTACATGGGCCTCATGAACACCATCGGCCCTGGGATTCTGTCGGTCATCTCCCTGCAG ATATCAGTGTTGGTGAGCCTGCGGTACCTGCAGACGTCTCTGGAGGGCGTGGACCCGGAGAACCCCGAAGCTGACAGCCAGGGCTACATCCTGGCGAAGGGGGTTAAGGAGACCCTGATGGATGTCAAGACCACTGTGTTCAAACTGCTGCAGTTCGGACAG GTGGAAGCAGGTGACGAGGCAGACGCTGGGGCGGACGGCGAGAAGGCAGCCACGTCCAGCTAG